In the genome of Leptospira koniambonensis, one region contains:
- a CDS encoding 1-acyl-sn-glycerol-3-phosphate acyltransferase: MDPITEKETPKQVQPVYTTKTYSFLIRIVFKARGILFDGFEEHFPANNPKKILEAPYPSILMANHVWEGDVPALAAVYPHIHPSIKFAIPAREDILGKDFLVKEFKPKGLLKLIFLLIDKSGLIPKYLDYIGCVPIKRPFRDNARELLKKGLLREMVDQEWGYLSDRISEGRNLFLFPEGVFNQDGYMAQVKKGVYFLRSKFKNLNFTSFTLTYDYFSSKKSELHIGYGEQFPIPEDADADQVTGIVKEKLGSGYTITAGNLASYMVLKCEGKAKESKEKLFSLLTSLAEKIKKTHPEIYISEKFKTEALKHAFDSFLEKAKKGGFLKLEGNDIVFLEKLFQIPKDLHNLKKKNLVLYHRNQLTYHLPKLDTVWSTMGA, encoded by the coding sequence ATGGATCCGATTACAGAAAAAGAAACTCCCAAACAAGTTCAGCCCGTATACACTACTAAAACATATAGTTTTTTGATCAGGATCGTATTCAAAGCGAGAGGGATACTTTTTGATGGTTTCGAAGAACATTTTCCAGCGAATAATCCTAAAAAAATTTTAGAAGCCCCCTATCCTTCTATCTTAATGGCAAATCATGTTTGGGAAGGTGATGTTCCAGCTCTTGCTGCAGTATATCCTCATATTCATCCATCTATTAAATTTGCGATCCCGGCTCGAGAAGATATATTAGGAAAAGATTTTTTAGTGAAGGAGTTCAAACCAAAAGGACTTCTGAAATTAATCTTTTTACTTATAGATAAATCAGGATTAATCCCTAAATATTTGGATTATATTGGTTGTGTTCCTATCAAAAGACCATTCAGAGATAACGCAAGAGAACTTTTGAAAAAAGGACTCTTAAGAGAAATGGTGGATCAAGAATGGGGTTATCTTTCGGACAGGATCTCAGAAGGAAGAAATCTTTTCCTTTTTCCGGAAGGAGTTTTTAACCAAGACGGATACATGGCTCAAGTGAAAAAAGGAGTCTATTTCCTCAGAAGCAAATTCAAAAATTTGAATTTTACATCCTTCACTTTGACTTATGATTATTTCTCTTCTAAAAAATCAGAACTTCATATAGGATATGGAGAACAATTCCCTATTCCGGAAGATGCAGATGCAGACCAAGTTACAGGGATCGTAAAAGAAAAATTAGGAAGTGGATATACAATCACCGCAGGAAATTTAGCTTCTTATATGGTATTAAAATGCGAAGGGAAAGCTAAAGAAAGTAAGGAAAAATTATTTTCACTTCTCACATCATTAGCGGAGAAGATTAAAAAAACCCATCCTGAAATTTATATTTCTGAAAAATTCAAAACAGAAGCGCTAAAACATGCATTCGATTCTTTTTTAGAGAAGGCCAAAAAAGGTGGGTTCCTAAAATTAGAAGGAAACGATATAGTTTTCTTGGAAAAATTATTTCAGATCCCAAAAGATCTTCATAATTTAAAGAAGAAAAATCTGGTCTTATATCATAGAAACCAACTCACGTACCATCTTCCTAAACTGGATACGGTTTGGTCCACGATGGGCGCCTGA
- the alr gene encoding alanine racemase yields the protein MKDRTWIELSRAAISANLKNFRALLSPKTLLTAVIKSNAYGHGLLETAELAHKAGADLFGVNSLEEAKLLRGKYPEFKILIMGEVPGLADRTAEVSDSNFWIIVSRTEEVRILTNCKPSPQIHLKVDTGMARLGFFGADLERTFSEIKSEGLRLDGIATHFASTEDVLEQKYSKEQMKSFSEAILLAEKYGFKNLVKHACASASTMLFPEAHYDLVRVGISLYGLWPSLQTRLSLHLSGKKDFNLSPVLSWKTRIVHIKTVPEDSFVGYGSTYQTSAPTRIAVVPVGYYEGLDRKLSNNGVMLVKGKRAKILGRICMNMTMLDITHIHDAEIGDVVTILGKDKEEEISADEHANWTYTINYEVTTRISESVPKKIAE from the coding sequence ATGAAAGACAGAACTTGGATAGAACTTTCCAGAGCAGCGATCTCAGCGAACCTGAAAAATTTTCGCGCACTTCTCTCCCCTAAAACCTTACTCACCGCAGTTATTAAATCAAACGCATACGGTCATGGACTTTTAGAAACTGCGGAGCTTGCTCATAAAGCAGGTGCAGATCTTTTCGGGGTCAATTCGTTGGAAGAAGCAAAACTTCTGCGTGGGAAGTATCCTGAGTTTAAGATCTTAATCATGGGGGAAGTTCCAGGCCTTGCAGATAGGACCGCTGAAGTTTCAGATTCGAATTTTTGGATCATTGTATCTCGCACGGAAGAAGTAAGAATTTTAACAAATTGTAAACCTTCTCCTCAGATCCATTTGAAGGTGGATACCGGAATGGCTCGTCTTGGATTTTTCGGCGCAGACTTAGAAAGAACATTTTCTGAGATCAAGTCCGAAGGTTTGAGATTAGATGGGATCGCTACCCATTTCGCAAGTACAGAGGATGTACTAGAGCAGAAATATTCCAAAGAACAGATGAAGTCTTTTTCAGAAGCGATCCTTCTCGCAGAAAAATACGGATTCAAAAATTTAGTGAAACATGCATGTGCCTCTGCTTCTACCATGTTGTTTCCGGAAGCTCATTATGACCTAGTTCGAGTAGGAATTTCTCTCTATGGTCTATGGCCGAGTTTGCAGACTCGACTTTCATTACATTTAAGCGGCAAAAAAGATTTTAATCTTTCTCCAGTTCTTTCTTGGAAGACCCGAATTGTTCATATCAAAACTGTTCCAGAAGATAGTTTTGTAGGTTATGGTTCTACCTACCAAACAAGTGCTCCTACAAGGATCGCAGTAGTGCCTGTTGGTTATTACGAAGGCCTGGATCGTAAACTTTCCAATAATGGGGTTATGCTCGTAAAAGGAAAAAGAGCAAAGATCCTGGGAAGGATCTGTATGAACATGACAATGTTGGATATCACACATATTCATGATGCTGAGATCGGAGATGTGGTTACTATTTTAGGCAAAGATAAAGAAGAAGAAATTTCTGCAGATGAACATGCAAACTGGACTTATACGATCAATTATGAAGTTACCACTCGGATCAGCGAGTCGGTCCCTAAAAAAATAGCAGAATAA
- a CDS encoding DUF2505 family protein, whose protein sequence is MKQYKVVQTFPVPLQDLLRAREDRYKYLDRFPELKNVELLEERKEGNKVYQKRKVKLAESLPKVLATLLSDPSLLEDSVFDISTNTHEFTIAPPGNDSIVTIKGFSVYKELSPLESERSYEVKVSSGVFLMGSVIETVIEEIHRHSLEKDKNSISEFLKKGD, encoded by the coding sequence ATGAAACAATATAAAGTAGTACAAACTTTCCCAGTTCCCCTCCAAGATCTACTCAGAGCTAGAGAAGATAGATACAAATATCTAGATCGATTCCCAGAGTTGAAAAACGTGGAATTATTGGAGGAAAGAAAAGAGGGAAACAAAGTTTACCAAAAAAGAAAGGTAAAGTTAGCCGAATCCCTGCCAAAGGTGCTTGCTACACTTCTTTCGGATCCTTCTCTTTTAGAAGATTCCGTTTTCGATATCTCCACAAACACCCATGAGTTTACGATTGCACCTCCTGGAAACGATTCAATTGTCACCATCAAGGGTTTTTCCGTATACAAGGAGCTAAGCCCGCTTGAGTCAGAGAGAAGTTACGAAGTAAAAGTAAGCTCAGGAGTATTCCTAATGGGCTCTGTGATCGAAACAGTCATCGAAGAGATCCATAGACATTCTTTAGAGAAGGACAAGAACTCCATCTCCGAGTTCCTGAAAAAGGGAGATTGA
- the speD gene encoding adenosylmethionine decarboxylase, translating into MNALGKHVIAEFYECDYETINNHELVEDIMLKAVDLSGATTVKSVFHRFSPFGVSGVVVVSESHFAIHTWPEYGYCAIDVFTCGDLIDNQAALEYLKERFGSKSISVVEMKRGLLKLGVDLPHKPVGK; encoded by the coding sequence ATGAACGCATTGGGAAAGCACGTAATTGCAGAATTTTATGAGTGTGATTACGAGACCATCAACAATCACGAATTGGTAGAAGATATCATGTTGAAGGCAGTCGACCTCTCCGGCGCCACCACAGTTAAATCTGTTTTTCACAGATTTAGTCCGTTTGGTGTGAGCGGTGTGGTTGTCGTGAGCGAATCCCATTTCGCCATACATACCTGGCCAGAATACGGTTATTGCGCTATCGACGTCTTCACTTGCGGAGACTTGATCGATAATCAGGCAGCTCTGGAATATCTCAAGGAACGCTTCGGCTCAAAAAGCATCTCCGTAGTGGAAATGAAGCGCGGTTTGTTGAAACTTGGCGTAGACCTACCTCACAAACCAGTTGGGAAATAA
- a CDS encoding S-adenosylmethionine decarboxylase, producing the protein MSLKIQDQLKIVNRFSYLRNSIEIATTDKGEAFLFTKETISAGEVVAVWGGKAVHKNELAGLSGLSSPHRVHKDFYLVSPLHDDGIDSVHYIRQSADANCGFQGDITLVALRDIEAGQEITYHPAMKNPELAWARNEEAEIVRKRFNGSFPTYIQSKIESDPELKVYEPFKDGAWGLLTSIDLENCDAALIRDADAIKQYVVELCDLIEMKRFGETQVVYFGEDDRVAGYSMVQLIETSCISAHFANDTNTSYIDIFSCKGYDPKVAAEFTRKFFKGAAMRLTVTNRF; encoded by the coding sequence ATGAGCCTAAAGATCCAAGACCAACTTAAAATAGTTAATCGTTTTTCTTATCTAAGAAACAGTATCGAAATCGCGACAACCGATAAGGGCGAAGCTTTCCTTTTTACTAAGGAAACTATCTCTGCCGGAGAAGTTGTCGCAGTTTGGGGAGGAAAAGCAGTTCATAAGAATGAGCTCGCTGGACTTTCCGGACTTTCTTCTCCTCATAGAGTCCATAAGGATTTCTATCTGGTTTCTCCTTTGCATGATGACGGAATTGATTCCGTTCATTATATCCGCCAATCTGCGGATGCAAACTGCGGTTTTCAGGGAGATATTACTCTGGTTGCACTTCGTGATATCGAAGCTGGCCAAGAGATCACTTATCATCCTGCGATGAAAAATCCTGAACTCGCATGGGCTCGCAATGAAGAGGCTGAAATTGTCCGTAAACGTTTCAATGGAAGTTTCCCTACTTATATCCAGTCCAAGATCGAATCTGATCCTGAATTGAAAGTATATGAACCTTTCAAAGACGGAGCTTGGGGACTTCTAACCTCTATCGACTTGGAAAACTGCGATGCAGCTCTTATCCGTGATGCAGATGCAATTAAACAATACGTTGTAGAACTTTGTGATTTGATCGAAATGAAACGTTTCGGTGAAACCCAAGTAGTTTACTTCGGAGAAGACGATCGTGTAGCTGGATATTCCATGGTGCAGTTGATCGAGACTTCTTGTATCTCTGCTCACTTCGCAAACGATACCAATACTTCTTATATCGATATCTTTTCTTGTAAAGGATACGATCCTAAAGTTGCGGCTGAGTTTACTCGCAAATTTTTCAAAGGCGCTGCTATGCGTCTTACAGTAACAAACCGCTTCTAA
- the speE gene encoding polyamine aminopropyltransferase: MELWLDETLELPNGRALKIRVKEFLHSRKTPFQKIDVFESQSFGRMFTLDGVVMMTEADEFAYHEMIAHVPMMSHPNPEKVLVIGGGDGGTVREILKHPSVKEVHLCEIDKGVVDVCYEYFPEIANAMKDPRVKHAYEDGAKYVQDYKEYFDVICVDSSDPVGPAEVLFKRPFYETMAASLKQGGICTTQAESFYYHGKVIKELFQFIPEVFNHCGYYFTVVPTYPSGIIGFTYCSKGPDPYKVEPDPKRVPKGLKYYSAEIHKAAFTLPPFAQEYIVRK; this comes from the coding sequence TTGGAACTTTGGCTGGACGAGACCCTCGAGTTACCTAACGGAAGGGCTCTCAAGATTAGAGTGAAGGAGTTCTTACATTCTCGTAAGACTCCTTTCCAAAAAATAGACGTATTCGAATCTCAAAGTTTCGGCAGAATGTTCACTCTAGACGGAGTGGTCATGATGACCGAGGCAGATGAGTTCGCTTATCATGAAATGATCGCTCACGTTCCTATGATGAGCCATCCGAATCCTGAAAAGGTTTTAGTGATCGGTGGTGGGGACGGAGGAACCGTTCGTGAGATCCTGAAACACCCTTCCGTAAAAGAAGTACATCTTTGCGAGATAGACAAGGGAGTTGTAGACGTTTGTTACGAGTATTTCCCTGAGATCGCAAATGCGATGAAAGACCCAAGGGTCAAACATGCATACGAAGACGGAGCAAAATACGTTCAGGATTATAAAGAATATTTCGACGTGATCTGCGTTGACTCTTCTGATCCTGTTGGCCCTGCAGAAGTTTTATTCAAAAGACCTTTCTATGAGACAATGGCTGCTTCCTTGAAACAAGGTGGGATCTGTACAACTCAGGCAGAAAGTTTTTACTATCACGGAAAAGTAATTAAGGAATTATTCCAATTCATTCCTGAGGTATTCAATCACTGCGGATATTATTTTACAGTGGTTCCTACTTATCCTTCTGGAATTATAGGGTTCACTTACTGCTCTAAAGGACCAGATCCTTATAAAGTAGAGCCGGATCCTAAAAGAGTTCCGAAAGGATTAAAATATTACTCTGCCGAGATCCATAAGGCTGCGTTTACTCTTCCTCCTTTTGCGCAAGAGTACATCGTAAGAAAATAA
- the pyrF gene encoding orotidine-5'-phosphate decarboxylase — MDFYSKFVKRREKLNSLLCVGIDPDITKLPPSLEKFPDKLYVFSKEIVDATAEYAVAYKPNIAFFEAFGSKGIEQFEKLISHIKTNHPEIPIVADAKRGDLDNTARQYAKFFFKELGVDSLTLSPYMGSDTIKPFIEDDSRMVFLLCLTSNPDSAELQQKTFSETGRTLYREVAALSEKFPAKNVGLVVGATHPKELLEIRKAHPDRIFLIPGYGAQGASLEEVISVCGKNSLVNSSRSIIFSSSGTDFAEKAGKAAASITEQMRKLLA; from the coding sequence ATGGATTTCTATTCCAAATTCGTAAAAAGAAGGGAGAAGTTAAACTCCCTTCTTTGCGTTGGAATCGATCCTGATATCACCAAACTTCCTCCTTCCTTAGAAAAGTTTCCAGACAAGCTATACGTATTCTCCAAAGAGATTGTAGACGCTACCGCAGAATATGCAGTCGCTTATAAGCCTAATATTGCATTCTTCGAAGCATTTGGTTCCAAAGGAATTGAACAGTTCGAAAAACTGATCTCTCATATCAAAACAAATCATCCTGAGATCCCGATCGTTGCAGATGCAAAACGCGGAGACTTAGATAATACTGCAAGACAGTATGCTAAGTTTTTCTTTAAAGAATTAGGAGTGGATTCACTTACTCTTTCTCCATATATGGGATCGGATACTATTAAGCCGTTTATAGAAGATGATTCCAGAATGGTGTTCCTACTTTGTCTGACCTCGAACCCTGATTCCGCGGAACTCCAACAGAAAACATTCTCCGAAACAGGTAGGACCTTATACAGAGAAGTTGCGGCTCTGAGCGAAAAATTCCCGGCTAAAAATGTGGGTCTTGTAGTAGGAGCCACTCATCCAAAAGAATTATTAGAAATTCGTAAAGCTCATCCGGATCGAATCTTTCTGATCCCTGGTTATGGAGCACAAGGAGCTTCTTTAGAAGAAGTGATTTCCGTTTGTGGAAAAAATTCCTTGGTCAATTCTTCCAGAAGTATTATATTTTCTTCCTCCGGTACTGATTTTGCGGAAAAAGCAGGAAAAGCAGCAGCTTCCATTACGGAGCAAATGAGAAAGCTGCTGGCTTAA
- a CDS encoding HAMP domain-containing protein yields MDIFQFSYHSIGYISGTIFTVFLIASLLKLKSKTKHAWILISYLSFVLFLNFGFLIRTSIFLPSLSKPACFLIALYTSFSNLVLLYFIYSFFGIDRKKESKITLLTLFSAGMFGFLFYVLKNINSEVSFNFSIQMFEFQEPASTAPMGSIHFLTFIWILIVILRQNINIRKELTLELDPDLRTEKKRELRMSRNFGLAILLHALFSLTYTFYGWGYLSFSNFQLILTSVTSLQLFLYTVLYLNYFPEPSSFMIKILGVSLATVLILLCVVARISFVLIESHYDETRRAEIENLRENLKLGKDHILPKDVLYLISSSDQSNTSRPNSSDGNELEPISKRMYRTLSLPENKPVYIIWYTFNSDERIYEIGYPYESYSKMIHSIVSVIALILISSSIFLILLLPYLIRKGLRDLQTDQKNF; encoded by the coding sequence ATGGACATCTTCCAGTTTTCCTACCATTCTATCGGTTATATTTCAGGGACCATTTTTACCGTTTTCTTAATTGCTTCTTTACTCAAATTAAAAAGCAAAACGAAACATGCTTGGATCCTGATATCTTACTTGTCGTTTGTACTATTTTTGAATTTCGGATTTCTAATCAGGACTTCTATATTCCTACCTTCTCTATCTAAACCTGCTTGTTTCCTGATCGCGCTATATACTTCTTTTTCGAATCTGGTGCTTTTATATTTTATATATTCTTTTTTTGGAATAGATCGTAAAAAAGAATCTAAAATTACATTACTAACTCTATTCTCCGCAGGAATGTTCGGGTTTCTATTCTATGTATTAAAGAATATTAACTCTGAAGTCTCTTTTAATTTTAGTATTCAAATGTTCGAATTTCAGGAACCGGCATCTACGGCTCCTATGGGCTCCATTCATTTTCTAACATTTATTTGGATCTTGATCGTTATACTCAGGCAAAATATCAATATAAGAAAAGAACTAACCCTTGAGCTAGATCCAGACCTAAGAACAGAGAAAAAAAGAGAGCTAAGGATGTCCCGTAACTTCGGATTGGCAATCTTACTTCATGCACTATTCTCTCTCACTTATACTTTTTACGGATGGGGTTATCTATCTTTTTCTAATTTTCAACTCATACTAACTTCAGTAACAAGCTTGCAGCTATTCTTATATACAGTTCTGTATTTGAACTATTTTCCGGAACCTTCTTCTTTTATGATCAAGATACTGGGAGTTTCATTAGCAACTGTGTTGATCCTTCTTTGTGTGGTTGCTCGGATTAGTTTTGTGCTGATCGAAAGTCATTACGATGAAACAAGAAGAGCAGAAATAGAGAACCTAAGAGAAAATCTGAAATTAGGCAAAGATCATATTCTTCCTAAAGATGTATTATATCTAATATCCAGTTCAGATCAAAGTAATACTTCTCGTCCCAATTCTTCAGATGGGAACGAGTTAGAGCCTATTTCTAAAAGAATGTACAGAACACTTTCTCTTCCGGAAAACAAGCCCGTATATATTATCTGGTATACATTCAATTCAGATGAAAGGATCTATGAAATAGGTTATCCGTATGAATCCTATAGCAAGATGATCCATTCAATAGTTTCCGTCATTGCTTTGATCTTAATTTCTTCTTCTATCTTTTTGATCCTTTTACTCCCCTATTTGATCCGTAAGGGACTAAGAGATTTGCAAACCGATCAAAAAAATTTTTAA
- a CDS encoding YqaA family protein — translation MEYSKFLSELLQAYTGPGLTLISFAAATLLPFSSEAALMGAIWSGLSPREAVFWASIGNCAACAFNYSLGYWFGKKIEARISESKTYSGWAERMSRWGYWVLGFSFLPFIGDPITVLSGFFRQKFWIFALIVFSLRILRYLALAYGF, via the coding sequence TTGGAATATTCAAAATTTTTGTCGGAACTCCTACAAGCATATACTGGCCCTGGGTTGACCCTGATTTCTTTCGCGGCCGCCACCTTACTTCCATTCAGTTCCGAGGCGGCACTTATGGGAGCGATCTGGTCCGGACTTTCTCCAAGAGAGGCAGTGTTCTGGGCTTCGATAGGCAATTGCGCAGCCTGTGCTTTTAATTATTCTTTAGGTTATTGGTTTGGGAAAAAGATAGAAGCAAGGATCTCTGAATCTAAAACTTATTCTGGCTGGGCAGAAAGAATGTCCAGATGGGGATACTGGGTTTTAGGATTTTCTTTTCTTCCATTTATAGGAGATCCAATCACAGTTCTCTCCGGATTTTTCCGTCAGAAGTTTTGGATCTTTGCTTTGATAGTATTCTCTCTCAGGATCTTAAGATATCTTGCGCTTGCTTACGGATTCTAA